Proteins encoded in a region of the Diospyros lotus cultivar Yz01 chromosome 9, ASM1463336v1, whole genome shotgun sequence genome:
- the LOC127810546 gene encoding PHD finger protein Alfin1-like → MEGTPHPVSRTPEEVFNDFKGRRAGLVKALTTDVDKFYQMCDPDKENLCLYGLPNETWEVNLPVEEVPPELPEPALGINFARDGMQEKDWLSLVAVHSDSWLLAVAFYFGARFGFGKAERKRLFQMINDLPTVFEVVTGNVKQPKDNSGAQNNSSKSKSSGKTSRQSESQPKGVKMSPPPKEENESGGEEEEEEDEQGATLCGACGDNYANDEFWICCDICERWFHGKCVKITPAKAEHIKQYKCPSCSNKRARV, encoded by the exons ATGGAGGGAACACCGCATCCGGTATCGAGGACGCCCGAGGAAGTGTTCAACGATTTCAAAGGCAGAAGAGCTGGTTTGGTCAAGGCCCTCACTACTG ATGTTGACAAGTTCTATCAGATGTGCGATCCTG ACAAGGAGAATTTGTGTTTGTATGGGCTTCCAAATGAGACATGGGAGGTCAATCTTCCTGTTGAGGAGGTGCCTCCTGAGCTTCCCGAACCAGCATTGGGTATAAACTTTGCTAGGGATGGGATGCAAGAGAAGGACTGGTTATCACTTGTTGCAGTACACAGTGACTCATGGTTGCTTGCTGTAGCCTTCTATTTTGGTGCACGTTTTGGGTTTGGTAAGGCTGAAAG GAAGAGGCTTTTTCAGATGATAAATGATCTCCCTACTGTATTTGAAGTTGTGACAGGAAATGTTAAGCAGCCAAAGGACAATTCTGGTGCTCAAAACAATAGCAGCAAAAGCAAATCAAGTGGAAAAACA TCTCGGCAATCTGAGTCTCAGCCGAAAGGAGTAAAGATGTCGCCTCCTCCTAAAGAAGAGAATGAAAGTGGaggagaggaggaagaagaagaggatgaacAGGGAGCTACACTCTGCGGTGCCTGTGGGGACAACTATGCAAATGATGAGTTCTGGATTTGCTGCGATATCTGCGAGAGGTGGTTCCATGGCAAGTGCGTGAAGATTACGCCTGCAAAAGCTGAGCACATCAAGCAGTACAAGTGCCCCAGTTGCAGTAACAAGAGGGCTAGAGTTTAA